A window of Polaribacter litorisediminis contains these coding sequences:
- a CDS encoding lamin tail domain-containing protein — translation MKKFYFLFLFISFNAFSQNVTITKIIETDCSSPFVKTVELYVDGTVNFSTEVLVNYMQNGASWSENQIDVSALGTITDSFVYLVRDLDLMKAEFPSTTFDATNTVVVGSSTNGDDGYQVVLNGNIVSQFGRTETDADNDTVWEHDDSVVSRKSGIPDTGVWDETHWDYSGKNSLDGESKCSDPAGAGLEAFFNNLGGTYPLGSGSGWTPTADTCTTTLGDINTSCNTALAGDTADTYTAFVDFAGGNIGKTFVITTTTGTIGGDNPTATAIGTIEITGIAEGTDVTVTLKDTADGGVCDLSATIESPDCIPLLINEVLFDPAGDDDQTTEVEGDANGDLTRDSAQDEFIEFYNNSNDPLDISGYKLYDANGLTNNEPRHIFPASTIIPANSFLVLFGGGAPTGSFGGAIVQTASEGTEPELNLSNSDDIITITNTNDDVALVYSSSSTGISHSQNQSVTRSPDLTGSFVLHTDANSSLAFSPGLKIDGSVLDIDKFTQSSFNIFPNPVSKFESFVAIQSNSNEKLDVSVFNVLGKKVKSEFNNNQLNIENLATGVYLIKVSQANSSITKKLLIR, via the coding sequence ATGAAAAAATTTTACTTTTTATTTTTATTTATCTCGTTTAACGCTTTTTCACAAAATGTTACAATTACAAAAATTATTGAAACAGATTGTAGTTCTCCTTTTGTAAAAACTGTGGAGTTATATGTAGATGGTACTGTAAATTTTTCTACAGAGGTTTTAGTAAATTATATGCAAAATGGAGCATCTTGGTCTGAAAATCAAATTGATGTTTCAGCATTAGGAACTATAACCGATTCTTTTGTGTACTTAGTAAGAGATCTTGATTTGATGAAAGCAGAGTTTCCTTCAACAACTTTCGATGCTACAAATACAGTAGTAGTGGGTTCATCTACAAATGGCGATGATGGCTATCAAGTTGTATTGAATGGAAACATAGTAAGCCAGTTTGGAAGAACAGAAACAGATGCAGATAATGATACTGTTTGGGAGCATGATGATTCTGTAGTTTCAAGAAAATCTGGTATTCCTGATACTGGAGTTTGGGACGAAACACACTGGGATTACAGTGGTAAAAATTCTCTTGATGGAGAAAGTAAATGTTCAGATCCTGCAGGTGCTGGACTTGAAGCTTTCTTTAATAATTTAGGAGGTACCTATCCTTTAGGATCAGGTTCAGGTTGGACACCAACAGCAGATACATGCACAACTACATTAGGAGACATTAACACTTCATGTAATACTGCACTCGCAGGGGACACAGCCGATACATACACTGCTTTTGTTGATTTCGCTGGTGGAAATATTGGTAAAACATTCGTTATAACAACAACTACTGGAACTATTGGAGGTGATAACCCAACGGCAACAGCAATAGGAACTATAGAAATTACTGGAATTGCAGAAGGCACAGATGTTACAGTTACTTTAAAAGATACTGCAGATGGTGGTGTTTGCGATTTAAGTGCCACAATAGAAAGCCCAGATTGCATTCCATTATTAATAAATGAAGTTTTATTTGATCCTGCAGGTGATGATGATCAAACTACAGAAGTAGAAGGTGATGCAAATGGAGATTTAACAAGAGATTCTGCTCAAGATGAGTTTATTGAATTTTATAATAACTCTAATGACCCCTTAGACATAAGTGGATATAAATTATACGACGCCAATGGTTTAACAAATAATGAACCAAGACATATTTTCCCAGCATCAACAATTATACCTGCCAATAGCTTTTTAGTTTTATTTGGAGGAGGTGCACCAACAGGAAGTTTTGGAGGTGCTATTGTACAAACAGCTTCTGAAGGAACAGAGCCTGAGCTTAACTTATCAAATAGTGACGATATAATAACCATAACAAATACAAACGATGATGTTGCTCTAGTATATAGCAGTTCATCAACAGGTATTAGTCATAGTCAAAACCAATCTGTAACTAGAAGTCCAGATTTAACAGGTAGTTTTGTGTTGCATACGGATGCTAATTCAAGTTTAGCTTTTTCACCAGGTTTAAAAATTGATGGGTCTGTTTTAGATATCGATAAATTTACACAAAGTAGTTTTAATATTTTTCCAAATCCAGTTTCTAAGTTTGAGAGTTTTGTTGCCATACAATCTAATTCAAATGAAAAATTAGATGTAAGTGTATTTAATGTTTTAGGAAAAAAAGTGAAAAGTGAATTCAATAATAATCAGCTAAATATTGAAAATTTGGCAACAGGTGTTTATTTAATTAAAGTATCTCAAGCAAATTCGTCAATTACTAAAAAGCTGTTAATTAGGTAG
- a CDS encoding PLP-dependent aminotransferase family protein has translation MQIYIHLQYQLFLIMNTNYMFTIQRILKSLKKQEQNEKENKYIQLYKAIKSCIINIELPNNWILPSTRFLAEELKISRTTVLKAYELLLLEKIIVSKQGSGYRVNFKTNLTEKELEKHLLHDKEAYPKLSSKGESFLNNVSLINRSPGASLAFRPGLPPIDIFPVNQWKNLLNTYWRHVKSSTLSYARSTGIDPLKKSICNYLNVSRNIKCDHKQIVIVSGSLQSLYLISSVLIDKGDNVVIEDPAFPNVHSIFKSAQANILPISIDNDGIDIKKMKELSHLKPKIAHVTPSNHYPLGIKMSLSRRKELLQWASINKALIIENDYENEVANHSIKTPSIFSLDTEDRTIYMGTFNRLLHPSIRLGYMIVPKYLIAAVEALQEHSHRFVAPSIQVVMNQFIEKNYLYKHIKNTIEVAQERQELFISEFNDCKNMTIHNTNFDSLHLVAKFNKNTSAKEESIIIQKLKEAQITSHSLTKCFIGNQKQQGLILGYSSVRPKLLQQKIKKLVKIVNS, from the coding sequence ATGCAAATTTACATACATTTACAATACCAATTATTTTTAATTATGAATACCAATTATATGTTTACAATACAGAGAATTCTTAAATCTTTAAAAAAACAAGAGCAAAATGAGAAAGAGAATAAATATATTCAATTATATAAAGCCATAAAAAGTTGTATAATAAATATTGAGTTGCCTAATAATTGGATATTACCATCAACCCGATTTTTAGCAGAAGAATTAAAAATTTCTAGAACCACAGTTTTAAAAGCTTATGAGTTACTGCTTTTAGAAAAGATAATTGTGTCTAAACAAGGTTCAGGTTACAGAGTAAATTTCAAAACCAATCTAACTGAAAAAGAATTAGAAAAACATTTGTTACATGATAAAGAAGCGTATCCAAAACTATCCAGTAAAGGAGAATCTTTTTTAAATAATGTATCTTTAATTAATCGATCTCCAGGAGCCAGTTTAGCTTTTAGACCTGGTTTACCACCCATTGATATTTTTCCTGTAAATCAATGGAAAAACTTATTGAATACGTATTGGCGTCATGTAAAATCATCTACACTATCTTATGCCAGATCTACAGGTATAGATCCTTTAAAAAAAAGTATTTGTAATTATTTAAATGTAAGTAGAAATATAAAATGCGATCACAAACAAATTGTAATTGTTTCAGGTTCTCTGCAATCTTTATATTTAATTTCGAGTGTTTTAATCGATAAAGGAGATAATGTTGTTATAGAAGACCCTGCTTTTCCTAATGTGCATTCAATCTTTAAAAGTGCGCAAGCTAATATACTTCCAATTTCTATAGATAATGATGGTATTGATATTAAAAAAATGAAAGAATTATCGCATTTAAAACCCAAAATAGCGCATGTTACGCCCTCTAACCATTATCCTTTGGGAATTAAAATGAGTTTAAGTCGTAGAAAGGAATTATTACAATGGGCGTCAATAAATAAAGCATTAATTATAGAAAATGATTATGAAAATGAAGTTGCAAATCATTCAATTAAAACGCCTAGTATTTTTAGTTTAGATACAGAAGATAGAACTATTTATATGGGCACTTTTAATCGATTATTACACCCATCAATTAGGTTAGGTTATATGATAGTGCCTAAGTACTTAATTGCTGCTGTTGAGGCTTTACAAGAACATTCGCATCGATTTGTTGCCCCTTCAATTCAGGTAGTTATGAATCAATTTATAGAAAAAAATTATTTATACAAACACATTAAAAATACTATTGAAGTTGCTCAAGAAAGGCAAGAATTATTTATCTCAGAATTCAATGATTGTAAAAATATGACCATTCATAATACAAATTTTGATAGTCTTCATTTGGTTGCAAAATTTAATAAAAACACATCTGCAAAAGAAGAATCTATAATTATACAAAAATTAAAAGAAGCTCAAATAACTTCACATTCATTAACTAAGTGCTTTATTGGCAATCAAAAACAACAAGGATTAATCTTAGGATACTCATCAGTAAGACCAAAATTACTTCAACAGAAAATTAAAAAATTAGTAAAAATTGTAAATTCATAA